A stretch of DNA from Anaerobacillus isosaccharinicus:
AAACGGTCGTTTTATCCTCGGTGCAACAAGAGGAGATGGTACGACTGGCGAAAATATTACAAATAACTTAAAAACAGTGCGTTCAATTCCAATGAAGTTAAAAGAAGCAGTTGATATTGAAGTTCGTGGTGAAGCATTTATGCCCAAGCAATCATTTGAAAAGTTAAATGTGGCCAAGCTTGAGGCTGGTGAAGAGCCTTTCGCAAACCCGCGCAACGCCGCGGCGGGATCGCTACGTCAATTAGACCCTAAGATTGCAGCAAAACGGAACTTAGATATTTTCCTCTATTCACTAGCACAATTAAAAGACAAAGAGGTTTTCAGTCATACAGAAGCTCTTCAATATATGAGTGAACTTGGTTTGAAAACAAACAAAGAGGCGAAGCACTGTAAAAATATTGATGAAGTGATTGAGTATGTAGATAGTTGGCTAGAGAAGCGTCCACATCTTGCTTATGAAATTGATGGAATTGTTATAAAGGTAGACTCCCTTGATGCGCAAAAAAAATTAGGGTTTACGGCAAAAAGTCCAAGGTGGGCAATTGCCTATAAGTTTCCTGCTGAAGAAGTAGTAACGACACTGGAGGGGATTGAGCTTAGTGTTGGCCGAACTGGAGTTGTTACACCAACGGCACTACTTACACCTGTGCAAGTGGCAGGGACTACAGTGAAACGAGCTTCGCTTCATAATGAGGATTTAATTCGCCAAAAGGATATAAAGATTGGTGATAAAGTTGTGATTAAAAAAGCAGGAGATATTATCCCTGAAGTTGTTAATGTCCTTGAAGAACTTCGAACAGGTGAAGAACTAGATTTTCATATGCCGACACATTGCCCAGCATGTGAAAGCGAGCTTGTTCGTTTAGAAGCAGAAGTCGCCCTTCGATGCATTAATCCTAAATGTTCTGCACAAATACGTGAAGGCTTAATTCATTTTGTTTCCAGGAATGCTATGAATATTGACGGTCTTGGGGAAAGAGTCATCACACAGCTTTTTGATCACGGATTGATCAAAGATGTTGCGGATATTTATAAGCTTAAAAAAGATGAGCTTCTTAACCTAGAAAGAATGGGCGAAAAGTCAGTCGATAACTTACTCAGTGCCATTGAAGCCTCTAAACAAAATTCATTAGAAAAGCTTTTATTTGGTCTTGGGATTCGGTTTGTAGGAGCTAAAGCAGCAAAAACATTAGCTCAATATTTCGAGAATATTGAGGGGATTCAACAAGCTTCTGAAGAAGAACTTAAGTCAGTCAATGAAATTGGTGTTAAAATGGCTGAATCCATTGTCCGTTATTTTGAAACACCTGAAGTTTCTGAATTAATTCATGAGTTGCAATCTTCAGGAGTTAATACAGATTATAAAGGACCAAAATTAGAAATTGCTGGTGATTCATTCTTTTTAAACAAAGTGATTGTTTTAACTGGTAAGCTAGAGATATTGACAAGAGAAGAAGCAAAAGAAAAGATTGAAGCACTAGGTGGAAAAGTAACGGGAAGCGTAAGTGCAAAAACAGATCTTTTAATTGCAGGCGAAAAAGCAGGCTCGAAGCTAACAAAAGCAGAAAGTCTTGGTATTGAGGTCTGGAATGAAGAAAAATTAATTGAACAATTAAATAAATAGAAAGAGTCGGTGGCTTTTTGAGTCGTCCTCTCTATTAGTTTTTTGGGTAGTGTCAAAAGTTCTATGAAAACTAAAGGCTGATGACACTTTCTACCAATTAATCTGGTGGTAGCTCCCGCCATCGCTCTTGACAAACACGCCAATGGTTTAGCGAGAGGTTTAACAAGGGCGAAGAGGACAAAAGAAGGCATAGCTAAATAAGCCCTTGGTATTTCCATTTTAAACCATTGGCAAGTTCGGTTTGTCAAGAGTACGCTCCGCCGATGGCTAGAAAGGGCTCAGTTAAACAAAAGTTAGGCAGTTTGCTTACTTATCCAGTCCTGGGCAAGACCAATAAGAGTTGTCCATCTAGCTGGCATGTTTGGAAGCTTTTCTAGCTCAGGAAGTGTTACTGGTACTTTTCCTTCCAATGCTGAATGTGGTCTTAGAAAGTTAAAGTAA
This window harbors:
- the ligA gene encoding NAD-dependent DNA ligase LigA yields the protein MDRIAAENRMAELREKLEEYGYHYYVLDKPIVSDAEFDKLMQELVKLESDFPELITEDSPTVRIGGNPLPHFEKVQHEIPMLSLGNAFNEQDLRDFDRRVSEGVGQPVTYACELKIDGLAVSLKYENGRFILGATRGDGTTGENITNNLKTVRSIPMKLKEAVDIEVRGEAFMPKQSFEKLNVAKLEAGEEPFANPRNAAAGSLRQLDPKIAAKRNLDIFLYSLAQLKDKEVFSHTEALQYMSELGLKTNKEAKHCKNIDEVIEYVDSWLEKRPHLAYEIDGIVIKVDSLDAQKKLGFTAKSPRWAIAYKFPAEEVVTTLEGIELSVGRTGVVTPTALLTPVQVAGTTVKRASLHNEDLIRQKDIKIGDKVVIKKAGDIIPEVVNVLEELRTGEELDFHMPTHCPACESELVRLEAEVALRCINPKCSAQIREGLIHFVSRNAMNIDGLGERVITQLFDHGLIKDVADIYKLKKDELLNLERMGEKSVDNLLSAIEASKQNSLEKLLFGLGIRFVGAKAAKTLAQYFENIEGIQQASEEELKSVNEIGVKMAESIVRYFETPEVSELIHELQSSGVNTDYKGPKLEIAGDSFFLNKVIVLTGKLEILTREEAKEKIEALGGKVTGSVSAKTDLLIAGEKAGSKLTKAESLGIEVWNEEKLIEQLNK